A window of Tursiops truncatus isolate mTurTru1 chromosome 8, mTurTru1.mat.Y, whole genome shotgun sequence contains these coding sequences:
- the MAP4K2 gene encoding mitogen-activated protein kinase kinase kinase kinase 2 isoform X6, whose product MWWPILAATSGMTACGSAWSSAEGGPCRRFTTGLHHLHSQGKIHRDIKGANLLLTLQGDVKLADFGVSGELTASVAKRRSFIGTPYWMAPEVAAVERKGGYNELCDIWALGITAIELGELQPPLFHLHPMRALMLMSKSSFQPPKLRDKTRWTQYFHHFLKLALTKNPKKRPTAEKLLQHPFTTQQLPRALLTQLLDKANDPHLGTPSPEDCDLETYDMFPDTIHSRGQHGPAERTPSEIQFHQVKFGAPRRKETDPLNEPWEEEWTLLGKEELSSSLLQSVQEALEERSLTIRPALELKELDSPDDTIGTIKRAPFLEPSPTEPPAEDLQSSLPGTAPAPLPCPDSPPLLSTAWATVKHREDHERSSCRGLPPTPKVHMGACFSKVFNGCPLRIHTAVTWIHPVTRDQFLVVGAEEGIYTLNLHELHEDTLEKLISHRCAWLYCVNNVLLSLSGKSTHIWAHDLPGLFEQRRLQQQVPLSIPTNRLTQRIIPRRFALSTKIPDTKGCLQCRVVRNPHTGSTFLLAALPTSLLLLQWYEPLQKFLLLKNFSSPLPSPARMLEPLVLDGKELPQVCVGAEGPEGPGCRVLFHVLPLEAGLTPDILLPPEGLPGSAQQVIQVDRDTVLVCFDRCVRIVNLLGEPTVTLAPVLTFDFPIETVVCLQDSVLAFWSHGMQGRSLDTNEVTQEITDETRIFRVLGAHRDIILESIPTDKPGAHSNLYILTGHQSSY is encoded by the exons ATGTGGTGGCCTATATTGGCAGCTACCTCAG GAATGACCGCTTGTGGATCTGCATGGAGTTCTGCGGAGGGGGGTCCCTGCAGGAGATTTACCACG GGGCTGCACCACTTGCATTCTCAGGGGAAGATCCACAGAGACATCAAG GGAGCCAACCTTCTCCTCACCCTCCAGGGAGATGTCAAGCTGG CTGACTTTGGGGTGTCAGGCGAGCTGACGGCGTCTGTGGCGAAGAGGAGGTCTTTCATTGGGACTCCATACTG GATGGCCCCGGAGGTGGCCGCCGTGGAGCGCAAAGGTGGCTACAATGAGCTGTGTGACATCTGGGCCCTGGGCATCACCGCCATTGAGCTGGGCGAGCTGCAGCCCCCTCTCTTCCACCTGCACCCCATGAG GGCCTTGATGCTGATGTCAAAGAGCAGCTTCCAGCCGCCAAAGCTGAGAGACAAGACTCGCTG GACCCAGTATTTCCATCACTTCCTCAAGCTTGCCTTGACCAAGAACCCCAAGAAGAGGCCAACAGCAGAGAAGCTCCTGCAG CACCCCTTCACGACCCAGCAGTTGCCTCGGGCTCTCCTCACACAGCTGTTGGACAAGGCCAATGACCCCCACCTGGGAACCCCCTCCCCAGAAGACTGTGACCTGGAG ACTTACGACATGTTTCCCGACACCATTCACTCCCGGGGGCAGCATGGCCCAGCCGAGAGGACCCCCTCGGAGATCCAGT TTCACCAGGTGAAGTTTGGTGCCCCACgaaggaaggaaacagacccACTGAATGAGCCG TGGGAAGAGGAGTGGACGCTGCTGGGAAAGGAGGAGCTGAGCTC GAGCCTGCTGCAGTCAGTCCAGGAGGCCCTGGAGGAAAG GAGCCTGACCATCCGGCCAGCCTTGGAACTCAAG GAGCTGGACTCCCCAGATGATACCATAGGAACCATCAAGAGGGCCCCGTTCTTGGAGCCATCCCCCACTGAGCCTCCGGCTGAGGACCTTCAATCCAGCCTCCCAG GAACCGCACCTGCACCTCTCCCATGCCCTGACAGCCCCCCGCTGCTCTCCACTGCCTGGGCCACCGTGAAGCACCGGGAAGATCATGAG aGGTCATCCTGCCGTGGGCTCCCCCCGACCCCCAAGGTGCAC ATGGGTGCCTGCTTCTCCAAGGTCTTCAATGGCTGCCCCCTGCGGATCCACACTGCTGTCACCTGGATTCACCCTGTCACCCGGG ACCAGTTCCTGGTGGTGGGGGCCGAGGAAGGCATCTACACCCTCAACCTGCATGAACTGCATGAGGATACACTGGAGAAG CTGATTTCACACCGCTGTGCCTGGCTTTACTGCGTGAACAACGTGCTGCTGTCACTCTCAG GGAAATCCACGCACATCTGGGCCCACGACCTCCCAGGCTTGTTTGAGCAGCGGCGGCTACAGCAACAGGTccccctctccatccccaccaaTCGCCTCACTCAGCGCATCATCCCCAG GCGCTTTGCCCTGTCCACCAAGATTCCTGACACCAAAGGCTGCCTGCAGTGTCGCGTGG TGCGGAATCCGCACACAGGCAGCACCTTCCTGCTGGCCGCGCTGCCCACCAGTCTGCTTCTGCTGCAGTGGTATGAGCCGCTGCAGAAATTCCTGCTGCTAAAG AACTTCTCCAGCCCCTTGCCCAGCCCAGCAAGGATGCTGGAGCCGCTGGTGCTGGATGGGAAGGAGCTACCGCAGGTGTGCGTGGGGGCTGAGGGCCCCGAGGGGCCTGGCTGCCGCGTCCTGTTCCATGTCCTGCCGCTGGAGGCTGGCCTGACGCCGGACATCCTCCTCCCACCCG AGGGGCTTCCGGGCTCAGCCCAGCAGGTGATCCAGGTGGACAGGGACACAGTCCTAGTCTGCTTTGACC GCTGCGTGAGGATCGTCAACCTGCTGGGCGAGCCCACGGTGACACTGGCGCCTGTGCTGACCTTTGACTTCCCCATTGAGACTGTGG TGTGTCTGCAGGACAGTGTGCTGGCCTTCTGGAGCCATGGGATGCAAGGCCGCAGCCTGGACACTAATGAG GTGACCCAGGAGATCACAGACGAGACAAGGATCTTCCGAGTGCTTGGGGCCCACAG AGACATCATCCTTGAGAGCATTCCTACCGACAAGCCGGGGGCTCACAGCAACCTCTACATTCTCACAGGCCATCAGAGCAGTTACTGA
- the MAP4K2 gene encoding mitogen-activated protein kinase kinase kinase kinase 2 isoform X1: protein MALLQDVSLQDPRDRFELLQRVGAGTYGDVYKARDTVTSELAAVKIVKLDPGDDISSLQQEITILRECRHPNVVAYIGSYLRNDRLWICMEFCGGGSLQEIYHATGPLEERQIAYVCREALKGLHHLHSQGKIHRDIKGANLLLTLQGDVKLADFGVSGELTASVAKRRSFIGTPYWMAPEVAAVERKGGYNELCDIWALGITAIELGELQPPLFHLHPMRALMLMSKSSFQPPKLRDKTRWTQYFHHFLKLALTKNPKKRPTAEKLLQHPFTTQQLPRALLTQLLDKANDPHLGTPSPEDCDLETYDMFPDTIHSRGQHGPAERTPSEIQFHQVKFGAPRRKETDPLNEPWEEEWTLLGKEELSSSLLQSVQEALEERSLTIRPALELKELDSPDDTIGTIKRAPFLEPSPTEPPAEDLQSSLPGTAPAPLPCPDSPPLLSTAWATVKHREDHERSSCRGLPPTPKVHMGACFSKVFNGCPLRIHTAVTWIHPVTRDQFLVVGAEEGIYTLNLHELHEDTLEKLISHRCAWLYCVNNVLLSLSGKSTHIWAHDLPGLFEQRRLQQQVPLSIPTNRLTQRIIPRRFALSTKIPDTKGCLQCRVVRNPHTGSTFLLAALPTSLLLLQWYEPLQKFLLLKNFSSPLPSPARMLEPLVLDGKELPQVCVGAEGPEGPGCRVLFHVLPLEAGLTPDILLPPEGLPGSAQQVIQVDRDTVLVCFDRCVRIVNLLGEPTVTLAPVLTFDFPIETVVCLQDSVLAFWSHGMQGRSLDTNEVTQEITDETRIFRVLGAHRDIILESIPTDKPGAHSNLYILTGHQSSY, encoded by the exons ATGGCGCTGCTGCAGGATGTGTCGCTGCAGGATCCGCGGGACCGCTTCGAGCTGCTGCAGCGCGTGGGGGCCGGGACCTATGGCGACGTCTACAAG GCCCGCGACACGGTCACGTCCGAACTGGCTGCGGTCAAGATAGTCAAGCTAGACCCAG GAGACGACATCAGCTCCCTTCAGCAGGAAATCACCATCCTGCGTGAGTGCCGCCACCCCAATGTGGTGGCCTATATTGGCAGCTACCTCAG GAATGACCGCTTGTGGATCTGCATGGAGTTCTGCGGAGGGGGGTCCCTGCAGGAGATTTACCACG CCACCGGGCCCCTGGAGGAACGGCAGATTGCCTATGTCTGCCGAGAGGCACTGAAG GGGCTGCACCACTTGCATTCTCAGGGGAAGATCCACAGAGACATCAAG GGAGCCAACCTTCTCCTCACCCTCCAGGGAGATGTCAAGCTGG CTGACTTTGGGGTGTCAGGCGAGCTGACGGCGTCTGTGGCGAAGAGGAGGTCTTTCATTGGGACTCCATACTG GATGGCCCCGGAGGTGGCCGCCGTGGAGCGCAAAGGTGGCTACAATGAGCTGTGTGACATCTGGGCCCTGGGCATCACCGCCATTGAGCTGGGCGAGCTGCAGCCCCCTCTCTTCCACCTGCACCCCATGAG GGCCTTGATGCTGATGTCAAAGAGCAGCTTCCAGCCGCCAAAGCTGAGAGACAAGACTCGCTG GACCCAGTATTTCCATCACTTCCTCAAGCTTGCCTTGACCAAGAACCCCAAGAAGAGGCCAACAGCAGAGAAGCTCCTGCAG CACCCCTTCACGACCCAGCAGTTGCCTCGGGCTCTCCTCACACAGCTGTTGGACAAGGCCAATGACCCCCACCTGGGAACCCCCTCCCCAGAAGACTGTGACCTGGAG ACTTACGACATGTTTCCCGACACCATTCACTCCCGGGGGCAGCATGGCCCAGCCGAGAGGACCCCCTCGGAGATCCAGT TTCACCAGGTGAAGTTTGGTGCCCCACgaaggaaggaaacagacccACTGAATGAGCCG TGGGAAGAGGAGTGGACGCTGCTGGGAAAGGAGGAGCTGAGCTC GAGCCTGCTGCAGTCAGTCCAGGAGGCCCTGGAGGAAAG GAGCCTGACCATCCGGCCAGCCTTGGAACTCAAG GAGCTGGACTCCCCAGATGATACCATAGGAACCATCAAGAGGGCCCCGTTCTTGGAGCCATCCCCCACTGAGCCTCCGGCTGAGGACCTTCAATCCAGCCTCCCAG GAACCGCACCTGCACCTCTCCCATGCCCTGACAGCCCCCCGCTGCTCTCCACTGCCTGGGCCACCGTGAAGCACCGGGAAGATCATGAG aGGTCATCCTGCCGTGGGCTCCCCCCGACCCCCAAGGTGCAC ATGGGTGCCTGCTTCTCCAAGGTCTTCAATGGCTGCCCCCTGCGGATCCACACTGCTGTCACCTGGATTCACCCTGTCACCCGGG ACCAGTTCCTGGTGGTGGGGGCCGAGGAAGGCATCTACACCCTCAACCTGCATGAACTGCATGAGGATACACTGGAGAAG CTGATTTCACACCGCTGTGCCTGGCTTTACTGCGTGAACAACGTGCTGCTGTCACTCTCAG GGAAATCCACGCACATCTGGGCCCACGACCTCCCAGGCTTGTTTGAGCAGCGGCGGCTACAGCAACAGGTccccctctccatccccaccaaTCGCCTCACTCAGCGCATCATCCCCAG GCGCTTTGCCCTGTCCACCAAGATTCCTGACACCAAAGGCTGCCTGCAGTGTCGCGTGG TGCGGAATCCGCACACAGGCAGCACCTTCCTGCTGGCCGCGCTGCCCACCAGTCTGCTTCTGCTGCAGTGGTATGAGCCGCTGCAGAAATTCCTGCTGCTAAAG AACTTCTCCAGCCCCTTGCCCAGCCCAGCAAGGATGCTGGAGCCGCTGGTGCTGGATGGGAAGGAGCTACCGCAGGTGTGCGTGGGGGCTGAGGGCCCCGAGGGGCCTGGCTGCCGCGTCCTGTTCCATGTCCTGCCGCTGGAGGCTGGCCTGACGCCGGACATCCTCCTCCCACCCG AGGGGCTTCCGGGCTCAGCCCAGCAGGTGATCCAGGTGGACAGGGACACAGTCCTAGTCTGCTTTGACC GCTGCGTGAGGATCGTCAACCTGCTGGGCGAGCCCACGGTGACACTGGCGCCTGTGCTGACCTTTGACTTCCCCATTGAGACTGTGG TGTGTCTGCAGGACAGTGTGCTGGCCTTCTGGAGCCATGGGATGCAAGGCCGCAGCCTGGACACTAATGAG GTGACCCAGGAGATCACAGACGAGACAAGGATCTTCCGAGTGCTTGGGGCCCACAG AGACATCATCCTTGAGAGCATTCCTACCGACAAGCCGGGGGCTCACAGCAACCTCTACATTCTCACAGGCCATCAGAGCAGTTACTGA
- the MAP4K2 gene encoding mitogen-activated protein kinase kinase kinase kinase 2 isoform X7: MALLQDVSLQDPRDRFELLQRVGAGTYGDVYKARDTVTSELAAVKIVKLDPGDDISSLQQEITILRECRHPNVVAYIGSYLRNDRLWICMEFCGGGSLQEIYHATGPLEERQIAYVCREALKGLHHLHSQGKIHRDIKGANLLLTLQGDVKLADFGVSGELTASVAKRRSFIGTPYWMAPEVAAVERKGGYNELCDIWALGITAIELGELQPPLFHLHPMRALMLMSKSSFQPPKLRDKTRWTQYFHHFLKLALTKNPKKRPTAEKLLQHPFTTQQLPRALLTQLLDKANDPHLGTPSPEDCDLETYDMFPDTIHSRGQHGPAERTPSEIQFHQVKFGAPRRKETDPLNEPWEEEWTLLGKEELSSSLLQSVQEALEERSLTIRPALELKELDSPDDTIGTIKRAPFLEPSPTEPPAEDLQSSLPGTAPAPLPCPDSPPLLSTAWATVKHREDHERSSCRGLPPTPKVHMGACFSKVFNGCPLRIHTAVTWIHPVTRDQFLVVGAEEGIYTLNLHELHEDTLEKLISHRCAWLYCVNNVLLSLSGKSTHIWAHDLPGLFEQRRLQQQVPLSIPTNRLTQRIIPRRFALSTKIPDTKGCLQCRVVRNPHTGSTFLLAALPTSLLLLQWYEPLQKFLLLKNFSSPLPSPARMLEPLVLDGKELPQVCVGAEGPEGPGCRVLFHVLPLEAGLTPDILLPPGAAGTEPSWGRQVPEASILSKEGHWVLGQLRGA; encoded by the exons ATGGCGCTGCTGCAGGATGTGTCGCTGCAGGATCCGCGGGACCGCTTCGAGCTGCTGCAGCGCGTGGGGGCCGGGACCTATGGCGACGTCTACAAG GCCCGCGACACGGTCACGTCCGAACTGGCTGCGGTCAAGATAGTCAAGCTAGACCCAG GAGACGACATCAGCTCCCTTCAGCAGGAAATCACCATCCTGCGTGAGTGCCGCCACCCCAATGTGGTGGCCTATATTGGCAGCTACCTCAG GAATGACCGCTTGTGGATCTGCATGGAGTTCTGCGGAGGGGGGTCCCTGCAGGAGATTTACCACG CCACCGGGCCCCTGGAGGAACGGCAGATTGCCTATGTCTGCCGAGAGGCACTGAAG GGGCTGCACCACTTGCATTCTCAGGGGAAGATCCACAGAGACATCAAG GGAGCCAACCTTCTCCTCACCCTCCAGGGAGATGTCAAGCTGG CTGACTTTGGGGTGTCAGGCGAGCTGACGGCGTCTGTGGCGAAGAGGAGGTCTTTCATTGGGACTCCATACTG GATGGCCCCGGAGGTGGCCGCCGTGGAGCGCAAAGGTGGCTACAATGAGCTGTGTGACATCTGGGCCCTGGGCATCACCGCCATTGAGCTGGGCGAGCTGCAGCCCCCTCTCTTCCACCTGCACCCCATGAG GGCCTTGATGCTGATGTCAAAGAGCAGCTTCCAGCCGCCAAAGCTGAGAGACAAGACTCGCTG GACCCAGTATTTCCATCACTTCCTCAAGCTTGCCTTGACCAAGAACCCCAAGAAGAGGCCAACAGCAGAGAAGCTCCTGCAG CACCCCTTCACGACCCAGCAGTTGCCTCGGGCTCTCCTCACACAGCTGTTGGACAAGGCCAATGACCCCCACCTGGGAACCCCCTCCCCAGAAGACTGTGACCTGGAG ACTTACGACATGTTTCCCGACACCATTCACTCCCGGGGGCAGCATGGCCCAGCCGAGAGGACCCCCTCGGAGATCCAGT TTCACCAGGTGAAGTTTGGTGCCCCACgaaggaaggaaacagacccACTGAATGAGCCG TGGGAAGAGGAGTGGACGCTGCTGGGAAAGGAGGAGCTGAGCTC GAGCCTGCTGCAGTCAGTCCAGGAGGCCCTGGAGGAAAG GAGCCTGACCATCCGGCCAGCCTTGGAACTCAAG GAGCTGGACTCCCCAGATGATACCATAGGAACCATCAAGAGGGCCCCGTTCTTGGAGCCATCCCCCACTGAGCCTCCGGCTGAGGACCTTCAATCCAGCCTCCCAG GAACCGCACCTGCACCTCTCCCATGCCCTGACAGCCCCCCGCTGCTCTCCACTGCCTGGGCCACCGTGAAGCACCGGGAAGATCATGAG aGGTCATCCTGCCGTGGGCTCCCCCCGACCCCCAAGGTGCAC ATGGGTGCCTGCTTCTCCAAGGTCTTCAATGGCTGCCCCCTGCGGATCCACACTGCTGTCACCTGGATTCACCCTGTCACCCGGG ACCAGTTCCTGGTGGTGGGGGCCGAGGAAGGCATCTACACCCTCAACCTGCATGAACTGCATGAGGATACACTGGAGAAG CTGATTTCACACCGCTGTGCCTGGCTTTACTGCGTGAACAACGTGCTGCTGTCACTCTCAG GGAAATCCACGCACATCTGGGCCCACGACCTCCCAGGCTTGTTTGAGCAGCGGCGGCTACAGCAACAGGTccccctctccatccccaccaaTCGCCTCACTCAGCGCATCATCCCCAG GCGCTTTGCCCTGTCCACCAAGATTCCTGACACCAAAGGCTGCCTGCAGTGTCGCGTGG TGCGGAATCCGCACACAGGCAGCACCTTCCTGCTGGCCGCGCTGCCCACCAGTCTGCTTCTGCTGCAGTGGTATGAGCCGCTGCAGAAATTCCTGCTGCTAAAG AACTTCTCCAGCCCCTTGCCCAGCCCAGCAAGGATGCTGGAGCCGCTGGTGCTGGATGGGAAGGAGCTACCGCAGGTGTGCGTGGGGGCTGAGGGCCCCGAGGGGCCTGGCTGCCGCGTCCTGTTCCATGTCCTGCCGCTGGAGGCTGGCCTGACGCCGGACATCCTCCTCCCACCCG gggctgcagggacaGAGCCAAGCTGGGGAAGGCAGGTGCCAGAGGCCTCCATTCTGAGCAAGGAAGGACACTGGGTGTTGGGACAGCTCAGGGGAGCATAG